From a single Nakaseomyces glabratus chromosome H, complete sequence genomic region:
- the ROY1 gene encoding Roy1p (CAGL0H02453g~Ortholog(s) have GTPase inhibitor activity, role in endocytosis, negative regulation of GTPase activity, protein targeting to vacuole and endoplasmic reticulum, nucleus localization) has product MMNSSMDNDYQANLNSVLPLVCEYLNQNDVFNLTLCCTTFNKSLQRHLFKSIIIQTEPVLRDVRSHLDWNTTYITGCRNIIKSNDQNDIYVYDRVEELIRSGKLHLIEKLVIEKDIFFDKDNGNALLIKLIERIIEIDLIKVLEIKDYDLFSNFYDSYLKLTHLTKIEVIELDDLENTKSLFTLREIVLTLINDNERQIINLSENTKKILRSNIKSVHINDVDYASGEIINLLKRNHISFPKAQNISFKHVHRLECGPITDINLGNIFDLKKIKALEAVINCEEYGHCSCLDEFLTKIRDDLIVINKLALSQKHFITVPNHKEQEDWDIIICRFLVNIPDVDSNLSTLIIKHDPPFEGFAEDSVDGNYIRRKNLFMSVFPVLKALRSLWAPVVLQTISAYEVPMADILWNGCECEYCKKWLPVFDQYLMNHQYYSKDEGDYKDIIPTPFAAFTGYSLAKRVIDDVNSLLELTTRAPHMFNWDFHTYDAIRHFETYECHFDERVFPMLGTAISHFFYNYMDFLVKHLPNLAFTQFSGIYFTVKDQKYDCIYD; this is encoded by the coding sequence ATGATGAATAGCTCGATGGATAATGACTACCAAGCAAACTTGAACAGCGTTCTTCCATTAGTGTGTGAATATTTGAACCAGAATGATGTCTTCAATCTCACCCTTTGCTGTACTACTTTCAATAAGTCTTTGCAACGGCATCTATTTAAGTCTATTATCATACAAACCGAGCCAGTTTTAAGGGATGTAAGGAGCCATCTGGATTGGAATACCACATATATCACTGGTTGTCGAAATATaatcaaatcaaatgaTCAGAATGATATTTATGTCTACGATAGAGTGGAGGAGTTGATCCGATCAGGAAAATTACATctaattgaaaaattagtTATAGAAAaggatattttttttgataagGATAACGGCAATGCATTGTTGATAAAGTTGATTGAGCGAATTATAGAGATTGACCTGATAAAAGTCTTGGAGATCAAAGATTATGATCTATTCTCTAATTTTTATGACTCTTATCTGAAGTTGACCCATCTAACTAAAATCGAAGTCATTGAATTAGATGATCTGGAAAACACGAAATCATTATTTACCTTAAGAGAAATTGTACTTACTTTAATTAATGACAATGAGCGTCAGATCATTAATCTGAGTGAGAACACTAAGAAAATTCTGAGAAGTAATATAAAATCGGTTCATATAAATGATGTTGATTACGCATCCGGAGAAATTATTAATCttctgaaaagaaatcataTCAGTTTTCCAAAAgcacaaaatatttcattcaaGCACGTCCATAGACTGGAATGTGGTCCAATAACTGATATTAATCTAGGGAATATATTTGatctaaaaaaaatcaaggCTTTAGAAGCGGTAATCAACTGTGAAGAATATGGCCATTGTTCTTGTTTAGATGAGTTTTTAACTAAAATTCGAGATGATCTCATCGTAATTAACAAACTGGCATTATCACAAAAGCATTTCATAACCGTACCTAACCACAAAGAGCAAGAAGATTGGgatattataatatgtaGGTTTCTCGTAAACATACCTGATGTCGATAGTAATCTATCGACTTTAATAATAAAGCATGATCCACCTTTTGAAGGCTTTGCTGAAGATAGTGTTGATGGTAACTATATCAGGAGGAAAAACCTCTTTATGAGTGTTTTTCCGGTACTTAAAGCTCTAAGATCACTTTGGGCACCAGTGGTTCTCCAAACTATAAGTGCGTATGAAGTCCCAATGGCTGACATACTTTGGAATGGTTGTGAGTGTGAGTACTGTAAAAAATGGTTGCCAGTATTTGACCAGTATTTGATGAATCACCAATACTATTCAAAAGATGAGGGTGACTATAAAGACATCATACCAACCCCATTTGCTGCATTCACGGGATATTCCCTTGCAAAGCGGGTAATAGACGATGTAAATTCTCTATTGGAATTAACTACCAGAGCACCTCATATGTTCAACTGGGATTTCCATACTTACGATGCCATTCGTCACTTTGAGACATATGAGTGTCATTTTGACGAGAGGGTCTTCCCAATGCTTGGTACAGCAATCTcacatttcttttataaCTACATGGACTTTCTTGTGAAGCATTTGCCAAATTTGGCATTCACTCAGTTTTCTGGTATTTACTTTACTGTAAAGGATCAGAAATACGATTGTATATATGACTAA
- the TRM732 gene encoding tRNA methylation protein TRM732 (CAGL0H02431g~Ortholog(s) have role in tRNA methylation and cytosol, nucleus localization) encodes MPNQELNSIKDFLLKTNPSKINQENKDDILETYINYFTIVKNELLYSASLTDEDRLFLTDTLSINILRSTQTIKNKKLDTSTFESRLHTEIFTEELNNQIFNYVVNFWAETGPVQMNALRDLFAKFMGLNKIIQDDASFQEMCHCWLKNISKIPNTLKVQYYLIEALSNDIDLFEIMEDKPDFFQTSLSLMNLDSLSTPISKCLVSMLLNIFKIHLQSDKSRLNEWVNLWKGSLLKYLGIKEYSKNITIYILEPLLKSMPKEAFSILVDSGFENNNQLLLSVIRLGQELNIIEDPFLRNEMIAMSTLEDLLKTNAQKLLTFQVLIYSKKSSKPIDPRIYHLVLQSMNSFFLEVDVGMRNYFWSSFKGLLLRVRDSTYALHRDANKLQKANKFPEEVQQKLSTVTLAREFLSKVYEIVIFHLLPGSSYQSHHLGLKFLRLFLELGIDKKATNLIIELQDDREFPFSLDIVDDKHLQDTLLSLLISKFPDIRESSRKLLELMNKPQNSKLELNESMKNDIEIQAAIYLDLYQHCELGASLHQYSYMICNDKGKYMDSFILKIKRMLSIHDYNKSEFIRQPIGGYFLGLSSLMKQYFLLHKNKNDNQYFETCFDLVCTNWSYMKEISSYNSSNDILPESYRNCGVKDSIITTQAFRAIKEASGLLEILMESCELDADNISSIGDILIDQLFTVRHSGAFQAVLPAFKLCTAMAKKKVPLLLNEWLDKSIDMVETKTQHITRRSGGIPFIVSIILGTSADKSMLDLAFKRLVNIAIEPITEFQDVIDHPQVNAFNCIKSLFTEAKLATIILSHVSKSLELCLMSFTSSIWAIRNCSMMLFTAIQNRVFGKSGKDYPARLFFNRFVDVDKLLLESLNKTTTAIHTHSILSDRHIEVLYLIVTLLSRLESTPGYTGLADFISLLKNNIDCKDWKVRDLIARTLAKYEFENLLSHEFLLEWDCSNQNNLHGKLLFTKYCLQQGINKNLEQFKLKDICVFLISKLDETILRNKCYITIKECTEIVLLLLESNMFDKSEIDQMCSIFGMFLCNTIENPSQDGTKQLALAATLQVLLQIESQANIQCILQLVLLSNWYECHLIAMQYINSTMDLSLYSDEMYSSVCTIAKNNNNLPEVRKLALKTAVYLNFDKSLQLILSVFENNRVESLRTQSIEQIGNYITAEIFEKWWPLLQDMFLDNQIEDIRLSALRSVINAPQLLDHPKVVFRMLLTLNDDDEDIRLECAHFINRALLAENDIQFDTAPYHTAISVMHRGKIDAKSTHQLAKIVMDSIINDMNKFNNMENTSTIGDHLFDKEEDNIFRNRVLENMIMVKIIACNADNELREAIKTFLISYCPSIISIIANSHTSGSLFHWVTHIDHFTKIYTTRLLLSEFCPEDVSAFDSALIKLGIPHNTIFTMKNIIV; translated from the coding sequence ATGCCAAACCAAGAGTTGAACTCGATCAaagattttcttttgaagaCAAATCCATCTAAAATCAACCAGgaaaataaagatgatATACTCGAGACATACATCAATTATTTCACCATAGTCAAAAACGAGTTGCTTTATAGTGCATCTCTAACTGATGAAGACCGACTATTTCTCACGGACACGTtatcaataaatattttaagGTCGACTCAAACaataaagaacaagaagctGGACACTAGCACTTTTGAAAGCCGTTTACACACAGAAATATTTACCGAAGAATTGAATAACCAAATATTTAATTATGTTGTGAATTTTTGGGCAGAAACTGGACCAGTTCAAATGAACGCGCTTAGAGACTTATTCGCTAAATTTATGGGtttaaacaaaataatacagGATGATGCGTCATTTCAGGAAATGTGCCATTGTTggttaaaaaatataagtAAAATCCCAAATACTTTGAAAGTACAATATTACTTAATTGAAGCACTATCCAACGATATCGATTTATTTGAGATAATGGAAGATAAACCTGATTTTTTCCAGACATCTCTATCATTAATGAATCTGGATTCACTATCAACTCCCATTAGTAAATGTTTAGTTAGCATGCTACTGAACATATTTAAAATTCATTTACAAAGTGATAAAAGCAGGCTCAATGAATGGGTTAATTTATGGAAAGGAAGTTTACTAAAATACTTAGGAATAAAAGAGTattcaaagaatattaCCATATACATTTTGGAGCCATTGCTTAAAAGTATGCCAAAAGAAGCGTTTAGCATTTTGGTAGATTCTGgctttgaaaataataatcagTTATTGTTATCAGTGATAAGATTAGGCCAAGAGTTAAATATCATAGAAGATCCATTCTTACGCAATGAGATGATTGCTATGAGCACATTGGAGGATCTACTGAAAACAAATGCTCAGAAACTTCTTACATTTCAAGTTTTAATCTATTCGAAAAAATCCTCAAAACCTATTGATCCTAGAATATATCATTTAGTTCTGCAGTCAATGAATTCGTTCTTTTTGGAAGTTGATGTTGGAATGAGAAATTATTTCTGGAGTTCTTTCAAAGGCCTTTTACTGAGAGTGAGAGATTCTACTTATGCGTTACATAGAGACGCGAATAAACTACAGAAGGCTAATAAATTTCCAGAAGAGGTGCAGCAGAAATTATCAACTGTTACGTTGGCAAGAGAATTCCTTTCTAAAGTGTATGAAATTGTAATTTTCCATCTATTACCAGGCTCCTCGTACCAATCTCACCATTTAGGGCTTAAATTTCTGAGATTATTTCTAGAGTTAGGCATTGATAAAAAGGCAACTAATTTGATAATTGAACTTCAAGATGATAGAGAATTTCCTTTTTCACTCGATATTGTAGATGATAAACATTTGCAAGATACATTACTGAGCCTTCTGATAAGTAAGTTTCCTGATATACGTGAAAGTTCCAGAAAATTGTTAGAACTGATGAATAAACCACAGAACTCCAAACTGGAACTTAATGAAAGTATgaaaaatgatattgaaattcaAGCCGCTATATATCTTGATCTATATCAGCATTGTGAATTGGGTGCATCTTTACACCAATATTCATATATGATATGCAATGATAAAGGAAAATACATGGATAGTTTCAttctaaaaataaaaagaatgCTTTCCATACATGATTATAATAAATCAGAGTTTATCAGACAGCCTATTGGAGGATATTTCTTGGGTCTCTCTTCCTTGATGAAACAGTATTTTCTGCTACAtaagaacaaaaatgataatcaATACTTCGAAACTTGTTTCGATCTAGTATGCACAAACTGGTCATATATGAAAGAAATCTCGAGCTATAATTCATCAAATGACATATTACCTGAGAGTTATAGAAATTGTGGGGTTAAGGATAGCATTATTACGACTCAAGCATTTCGAGCTATTAAAGAGGCTTCGGGACTTCTAGAAATTCTCATGGAAAGTTGTGAATTAGATGCAGATAATATTAGCTCAATTGGGGATATTTTGATTGATCAGCTTTTTACTGTAAGACATAGTGGTGCATTTCAAGCAGTTCTTCCTGCGTTTAAACTATGTACAGCCAtggcaaagaaaaaagtacCTCTACTGTTAAATGAATGGTTAGATAAATCAATTGATATGGTTGAGACTAAGACTCAGCATATAACTAGAAGATCTGGGGGAATTCCCTTTATTGTTTCTATTATCCTTGGTACATCAGCTGACAAGTCAATGTTGGATCTGGCATTTAAGCGGCTAGTAAATATTGCGATTGAACCGATTACCGAATTTCAAGATGTTATAGATCATCCACAAGTTAACGCATTCAATTGTATAAAATCGTTATTCACAGAAGCAAAATTGGCAACCATAATCTTATCCCATGTCTCAAAATCTTTAGAGTTGTGCCTCATGTCATTTACTTCATCAATATGGGCAATTCGTAATTGTTCTATGATGTTATTTACTGCAATTCAAAATAGGGTTTTTGGGAAATCCGGAAAAGATTATCCAGCAagacttttttttaacCGTTTTGTTGATGTAGATAAATTACTTTTGGAGTCTTTGAATAAAACCACAACTGCTATCCATACTCATAGCATTTTGTCAGACAGGCACATTGAAGTTTTGTATTTAATTGTAACATTATTGTCAAGGCTTGAATCAACTCCAGGTTATACTGGGTTGGCAGACTTTATCTCCTTactgaaaaataatatagaTTGTAAGGACTGGAAAGTACGGGACCTCATTGCAAGAACATTAGCCAAatatgaatttgaaaatctATTATCACATGAGTTTTTGCTGGAATGGGATTGCTCtaatcaaaataatctACATGGTAAGTTACTCTTCACAAAATACTGCTTACAGCAAGGAATAAATAAGAATCTTGAACAATTCAAATTAAAAGATATTTGTGTTTTTCTGATATCGAAATTGGACGAAACTATTCTGCGGAATAAATGCTACATTACAATCAAAGAATGTACTGAAATTGTACTTCTACTTCTAGAGAGTAACATGTTTGACAAATCTGAGATAGATCAAATGTGTAGCATATTTGGAATGTTCTTGTGCAATACTATTGAAAATCCATCGCAAGACGGTACTAAACAACTTGCTTTGGCTGCCACATTGCAAGTGCTACTACAAATTGAGTCACAAGCAAATATACAGTGTATACTTCAATTGGTATTGTTAAGCAACTGGTATGAGTGTCACCTAATTGCAATGCAATATATAAACAGTACCATGGATTTGTCATTGTATTCAGATGAGATGTATTCTTCTGTTTGTACAATTgctaaaaataataataatttgcCAGAGGTAAGAAAACTGGCATTGAAAACAGCGGTTTATTTGAACTTTGATAAGTCACTACAACTTATACTTAGTGTATTCGAAAACAACAGGGTTGAAAGTTTGAGAACTCAATCCATTGAACAAATAGGTAATTATATTACTGCggaaatttttgaaaaatggtGGCCATTGCTCCAGGACATGTTTCTGGATAATCAAATTGAGGACATAAGACTGTCAGCTCTGAGATCTGTTATAAACGCTCCGCAGTTGCTAGACCACCCAAAAGTTGTGTTTAGAATGCTATTGACATTAAACGACGATGATGAGGATATTAGATTAGAATGTGCACATTTCATTAATAGAGCCTTATTAGCTGAAAATGATATTCAATTTGATACCGCTCCTTATCACACAGCTATCAGCGTTATGCATCGTGGGAAAATTGATGCAAAGTCCACCCATCAGCTGGCAAAAATCGTAATGGATTCGATTATCAATGATATGAAcaaatttaataatatGGAAAATACATCCACAATAGGTGatcatttatttgataaagaagaGGATAATATCTTCAGGAATAGGGTCCTTGAAAATATGATCATGGTTAAAATTATTGCTTGTAATGCGGACAATGAATTAAGAGAGGCCATAAAAACATTCTTGATCTCCTACTGTCCAAGCATCATATCAATAATTGCAAATTCGCACACAAGTGGATCTTTATTCCATTGGGTTACTCACATCGATCACTTCACCAAAATTTACACTACAAGACTATTGCTTAGCGAATTTTGTCCTGAAGATGTATCTGCGTTTGATTCAGCTTTAATCAAACTTGGTATACCACATAATACTATATTCACcatgaaaaatattatagtaTAA
- the TIF11 gene encoding translation initiation complex factor eIF1A (CAGL0H02409g~Ortholog(s) have RNA strand annealing activity, ribosomal small subunit binding, translation initiation factor activity, translation initiation factor binding activity) encodes MGKKNTKGGKKGRRGKNDSAGPKRELIYKEEGQEYAQITKMLGNGRVEASCFDGIKRMAHIRGKLRKKVWMGQGDIILVSLRDFQDDQCDVVHKYNLDEARTLKSQGELPENAKINETDNFGFESDEDANFEFGNADEDDEEEEDEEFDIDDI; translated from the coding sequence ATGGGTAAGAAGAACACAAAAGGTGGTAAGAAAGGTAGAAGAGGGAAGAACGATTCCGCTGGTCCAAAGCGTGAGCTGATCTACAAGGAAGAAGGTCAAGAGTATGCTCAAATCACCAAGATGCTGGGTAACGGTAGAGTTGAAGCCAGTTGTTTTGATGGTATTAAGAGAATGGCACATATCAGAGGTAAGTTGAGGAAAAAGGTCTGGATGGGTCAAGGtgatattattttggtTTCATTGAGAGATTTCCAAGACGACCAATGTGATGTTGTCCACAAGTACAATTTGGATGAAGCCAGAACTTTGAAGAGTCAAGGTGAATTGCCAGAGAATGCCAAGATTAACGAGACCGACAACTTCGGTTTCGAATCCGACGAAGACGCTAACTTCGAGTTCGGTAAtgctgatgaagatgacgaagaagaagaagatgaggaatTCGATATCGACGATATCTAA
- the TPS3 gene encoding trehalose 6-phosphate synthase/phosphatase complex subunit (CAGL0H02387g~Putative trehalose-6-phosphate synthase/phosphatase subunit; gene is upregulated in azole-resistant strain), giving the protein MTLIVASLFLPHRPQFEVTASAGETQELIENNLVKLNPLASNEASPQARPNLDNYIRNTRSALNVPFAQGRNVSQESLLSLNNAGNTSGNIDDLVSSEQFLVNLTANATASGTPNPSYHTKGNMGRPNLGAGGSAEEFFSTSNPPSNRGASPVLSIASAPQVQNNLDSTLNNRGSPPPQQLDSQMADPTAHLLKNVSKSLLTQSLHDSTKEASAPMPSSSANSMGQSRYNHANTSIGTAVTPKSRPLPGHSNSSSIIDFSLSRNKQHAPALPALRRIQKNKVGSPTKPSPLNTQPQSSNLKYSKTLHQMHGDSAYNSDWTTGDDSDHLEEHEEPDNDDDLRQEYLVPQFGGFSTTSKVRETLLKSSRELFAQLPWTIVNSDKGNGSLKNAVNTAVNEKTTKENVKWVGTMGIPTDEIPDEIVENIAKVMEEQYNCGAVVTDDITFKGAYKNYCKQILWPTLQYQIPDNPKSKAFEDHSWQYYHRLNQQFAEKIINVYKDGDIIWIHDYHLMLVPGMVREVFPDAKIGFFLHVSFPSSEVFRCLAHREEILEGLIGANSLGFQTKEYARHFLQTSNRLLAADVSDDELKYDGRIVSVKQVPVGIDYFTLREKLKDENVLQWRHLIKERWHGKKLIVCRDQFDRIRGLYKKMLAYERFLKDNPQYIENVVLVQVCIGKSTDLELERQIMVVVDRINSMSPNISLIQPVVFLHQELDFPQYLALNSEADLFMVNALREGMNLTCHEFIGCSSDKNAPLILSEFTGSSSVLSEGAMLVNPWDIKQVAACIKEGLEMSREEKKRNWKKMVKSVITHDSDSWFVSCLQNLNNSWEFTKERSTVFNLRFETFSDDYNDTSKRLFIFKISEPPNSRMISVLNELSSKNRVYIMNSFSKVVNESLYSRVNNIGLIAENGAFVRLNGDWYNIVEDVNWRAEVVKILEDKVERLPGSYYKIADSMIRFHTENAEDQERVSGVIGEAITHINTLFDDAGIHAYLHKNIVFVQQTGLSLNAVKFLLRYYNTAASGDNVTPMINSEQSPRSRSDSISVSQKPIDFLCISGSSSPVIEPLFKLVKDQRNSGMLRHGHSIVYGDTTSSYAREHVNGSNGLFNVLNRLMRS; this is encoded by the coding sequence ATGACTCTAATTGTTGCGTCTTTGTTCTTGCCTCACAGGCCACAGTTTGAAGTAACTGCCTCGGCTGGCGAGACACAGGAACTGATTGAGAACAACCTTGTGAAGCTGAACCCATTGGCTTCGAACGAGGCCTCTCCTCAGGCTAGACCTAACCTTGACAACTATATCAGAAACACACGCAGTGCGCTTAACGTCCCCTTTGCCCAGGGCCGCAATGTCTCCCAGGAGTCGCTTCTGTCGCTGAACAATGCGGGAAACACCTCGGGCAACATCGATGACCTGGTCTCCTCAGAGCAGTTCCTGGTCAACTTGACCGCAAACGCTACTGCTTCTGGCACACCAAACCCTTCTTACCACACAAAGGGTAACATGGGCAGGCCCAACCTCGGTGCCGGTGGCTCCGCTGAGGAGTTCTTCAGCACCTCCAATCCGCCTTCCAACAGAGGTGCGTCGCCAGTGCTGTCAATTGCCTCTGCGCCACAGGTCCAGAACAACTTGGACTCGACTTTGAACAATAGGGGCTCCCCTCCACCACAGCAACTTGACAGCCAGATGGCGGACCCAACTGCGCATCTGTTGAAGAACGTCTCCAAGTCGCTGCTGACTCAGTCGTTGCATGACTCGACGAAAGAGGCGTCTGCGCCAATGCCTAGCTCCAGTGCGAACTCGATGGGCCAGTCCCGTTACAACCACGCCAACACTTCTATCGGCACCGCAGTGACCCCTAAGTCGCGTCCGTTGCCTGGTCACTCCAACAGTAGCTCCATTATAGACTTCTCGCTAAGTAGAAACAAGCAGCATGCACCCGCGTTGCCCGCATTGAGACGTATCCAGAAGAACAAGGTCGGCTCCCCCACCAAACCTTCCCCCTTGAACACACAACCTCAATCCTCCAACTTAAAGTACTCCAAGACATTACACCAGATGCACGGCGATAGCGCTTATAACTCAGACTGGACTACTGGCGACGACAGTGATCACCTTGAAGAACACGAGGAGCCTGATAACGACGATGACTTGAGACAGGAATACCTGGTTCCTCAGTTCGGCGGCTTCTCAACTACTAGTAAGGTTAGGGAAACTCTGCTAAAGAGCTCTAGAGAGCTGTTTGCGCAGTTGCCATGGACCATTGTCAACAGCGATAAAGGGAACGGATCCTTGAAGAATGCCGTTAACACCGCTGTTAATGAAAAGACCACGAAAGAAAATGTGAAATGGGTTGGTACCATGGGGATCCCCACTGATGAAATTCCTGATGAAATCGTTGAAAACATCGCTAAAGTGATGGAAGAACAATACAACTGCGGGGCAGTTGTTACTGATGATATTACCTTCAAAGGTGCATACAAGAACTACTGTAAACAGATTTTATGGCCAACTTTGCAATATCAGATTCCTGATAATCCAAAGTCAAAGGCCTTTGAAGACCACTCATGGCAATACTACCACAGACTGAACCAACAGTTTGCTGAAAAGATTATTAATGTCTATAAGGATGGTGATATCATTTGGATTCACGATTATCATTTAATGCTGGTTCCTGGAATGGTTCGTGAAGTTTTCCCAGATGCTAAGATAGGTTTCTTCCTACACGTATCCTTCCCAAGTAGCGAAGTCTTTAGATGCTTGGCACATAGAGAAGAAATCTTGGAGGGATTGATCGGTGCCAATTCTCTAGGTTTTCAAACCAAGGAATATGCAAGACACTTCTTGCAGACATCTAATAGATTACTTGCAGCTGATGTTTCTGATGATGAGTTAAAGTATGATGGTAGAATTGTTTCTGTAAAACAAGTCCCAGTTGGTATTGATTACTTCACTTTAAGAGAGAAACtgaaagatgaaaatgtcTTGCAATGGCGTCATCTGATTAAGGAAAGATGGCACGGTAAAAAGCTAATTGTTTGTAGGGACCAATTTGACAGAATCCGTGGACTATACAAGAAAATGTTGGCTTATGAACGGTTCTTAAAAGACAATCCTCAATACATTGAAAATGTCGTCCTGGTTCAAGTCTGTATTGGTAAAAGTACGGATCTAGAGCTGGAACGTCAAATTATGGTAGTTGTTGATAGAATCAATTCAATGTCTCCAAATATTAGTTTGATTCAGCCCGTGGTATTCTTACACCAGGAATTGGACTTCCCTCAATACCTTGCATTGAATTCTGAAGCCGATTTATTTATGGTTAATGCTCTGCGTGAAGGTATGAATTTAACCTGTCATGAATTTATTGGATGCTCATCTGATAAAAATGCACCATTAATTTTATCGGAGTTTACTGGTAGTTCTTCTGTATTGTCCGAGGGTGCTATGCTTGTGAATCCATGGGATATTAAGCAGGTAGCCGCTTGCATTAAAGAGGGTTTGGAAATGTCCAgggaagaaaagaagaggAATTGGAAGAAAATGGTCAAGAGTGTTATAACTCATGACTCTGATAGCTGGTTCGTAAGCTGTTTACAGAACTTGAATAACTCATGGGAATTCACCAAAGAGAGATCAACTGTTTTCAATCTCAGATTTGAGACTTTCTCTGATGACTATAATGATACTAGCAAGAGATTGTTTATATTCAAGATATCTGAACCTCCAAATTCAAGAATGATATCTGTACTGAATGAACTTTCTTCCAAGAATCGTGTCTATATCATGAActctttttcaaaagttgTTAATGAAAGTCTATATAGTAGAGTCAACAACATTGGATTGATAGCTGAAAATGGTGCCTTCGTCAGACTAAATGGTGATTGGTATAATATTGTGGAAGATGTTAATTGGAGGGCAGAAGTTGTTAAGATCTTGGAAGATAAAGTTGAACGTCTACCTGGGTCTTATTACAAGATCGCAGACTCTATGATTAGGTTCCACACCGAAAATGCCGAGGATCAAGAACGTGTTTCAGGTGTGATCGGTGAAGCTATCACACATATTAATACTTTATTTGATGACGCAGGTATACATGCGTACTTGCACAAAAACATTGTATTTGTTCAACAAACTGGTCTATCACTAAACGCAgtcaaatttcttttaagGTATTACAATACTGCTGCTAGTGGAGACAATGTCACACCAATGATAAACTCTGAACAATCGCCACGCAGCAGAAGTGACAGTATTTCAGTATCCCAAAAACCAATCGACTTCCTTTGTATCTCTggttcttcttcacctGTTATTGAGCCATTGTTTAAACTGGTGAAGGATCAAAGAAACTCGGGAATGCTACGTCACGGACATTCCATAGTCTATGGAGACACAACATCCTCATACGCCAGGGAGCATGTAAACGGTTCGAATGGACTATTCAATGTGCTTAACAGGTTAATGAGATCATGA